ACATACTCCAGATCCTTCCGGAACCGTTCCTCCCAGGAGAGGAGATAGCGTCCCTCGATCTGGGCGAGGCCGGTGATCCCCGGAGGCAGTCTGTGCCGTTCCATCAGGCGCGGCGGATAGTGGGGCAGATAGACCATCAGCAGCGGCCGGGGACCGACGATACTCATCTCCCCTTTGAGGACGTTGAACAGCTGCGGCAGCTCGTCGAGACTGCTCTTTCTGAGAAAACGGCCCAGAGGAGTCAGTCTTTCTGCATTAGGCAGCAGATTTCCATCCTGGTCACGTTCATTTGTCATGGTCCGGAATTTGAGAAGATAGAAAGGAACGCCGCCCCGGCCGGGACGCTGCTGTCGGAAGAGCACGGGCCGTCCCATGGAAACCAGAACCAGAAGCGCCACCGCCGCGATGACAGGGGAGAGCAGCAGTGTCGCCGTTCCGGCAATCGTAAGATCGAAGAGACGTTTCCGCAGTGGGTAGGAGGTCTTCATCAATTGTCGCCCCTCATCAGGCTCTGTAGGCCGGGAAGAACCCCTCGCGACGGGGCTCGGCCAGCCCCCGGGACCGTTTCCAGGCGCAGCGCTGTTCCAGCAGGTCGTCGTACCGCCTGGGATCGACGATCCACTTCCAGATCTTGAAATCGTGCCGCTCCCCGGAAAAACCGGCCTTGAAGAAAAACAGGGAGTCTTCCCTGTTCCCGACACCTCCACCGAGATGGAAGCGGGACGCCCCCTTCCCGCAGGACCAGCGGCGGACGGTGTCGAAGACCAGTTTCATCGGCGCGGCCGAGAGGAAGGCCCCCCTGGTCGCGCCGAGGTGATACTGCACCACATCCCCGCAGAGGGTGAATATCCCCGCCGCGGCGAGCTCATCCCGGTAGGTGCAGACAAAGAGCTTCGCCGTGAAGTCGCGGATCCGGAGGAAGTCCTCGAAATACCCCCGGGGAAAGAAATAGGATTCCCCGGCCTGGACACGCTCCATATTCTCGTAATAGGCCTCCACAAAAGCCGCGAGCCAGTCGCCCCTGGTATCGCAGAGACAGCAAAACCCATCCCGCTTCAGCTTGTTGATCCCCCGCTTGTGGTTCTTCCGGTGCTGCCTCCACTGTTCGTCCAGCGACATCGAGAGATCCACGGACACCGTCTCCGAAAGAGGCACAACTTCCCCCCGGGAGAGCAGCTCATCCTGTCGGGGAAGCAGGGGGTGCAGCCGCGAGAAGACCGACAGGATCCCCCGGCTGTCGCAGTAGGATGCCAGTTCGTCCATGAAGGGAGCCAGGAGAGGACGGGCGTTCTCGCCCGAAACGAGAGGCCCGGGATAGCCGTAGACCGATGTGGCGTCCCGCAGCCCTTCGCCGCGGAGTCCTTCCACCGTACCGTCGAGGGAGCGGATCAGCAGCGGCAGCGCCACGAAGGCCTCGCCCCCGGAGAGAACAAAGAGCAGCGGCTCGCCCTCTCCGTTCTGTCGGGCGAGCTCGTGGTATGAGGCCAGATGATAGAAATCGTACCGCCCGGCACGTCGGATTGTCTGGTTCCACCTTGCAGGCTCCTGTAGCGACAAGAGATGTAGTTTGGTCACATGATCACTCCAAGCTGACGTTGCGGTATGCAACCCACATATCAGACCATTACCCTTTGCAGTGTTTCCATCAACCCTGCATCGTCTTCTTCGTTGAGCAGATCCGCGATCGCAGCCCCCACAGATTCGACGGCAACCCCCTCATTCCTGGACAGGAAGATCTTCTCGTGGGCCGTGCGGTCCACGCAGTCCGGGTCGTAGAAGAGCTCCTCGAAGAGCTTCTCGCCGGGGCGCTTGCCGGTGAAGGCGATCTGGATGTCTTTGCCCGGGGTGTAGCCGTGGAGGCGGATGAGCATCTCCGCCAGCTCGACGATCCGCACCGGTTCGCCCATGTCGAGGACGAAGAGCTCGCCGCCCCTGCCCAGCGCCGCCGACTGGAGCACCAGGCTCACCGCCTCGGGGATGAGCATGAAGTAGCGCCGCATCTCCGGGTGGGTCACCGTCACCGGGCCGCCCGAAGCGATCTGCTCCTCGAACTTGGGGACCACGCTCCCCCGGCTGCCCAGGACGTTGCCGAAGCGCACCGCCGCATAGGCCGTTTCGGGGAACACCCGCTGCTGTTCCTGCAGCACCAGCTCGGCCAGCCGCTTGGTGGCGCCCATGACGTTGGCGGGGTTCACCGCTTTGTCGGTGGAGATCATCACCATCCGGCTGCAGCCCTGTTCGCCGGCGAGACGGGCCACCGTAGCGGTCCCGTGGGCGTTCACGCGGAGCGCCTCCCTGGCGTTGCTCTCCATGAGGGGCACATGCTTGTGCGCCGCGGCGTGGAAGACGATATCCGGCGTGTATTTCGCAAAGACCCGCTCCATGGAGGGCGCGTCGGCCACGTCGGCCACCACGGGGATGACGGGGTGCTCCGTGCAGCCTTCCAGCAGCCTGTAGAGGGAGTGTTCCCCGTGGCCCAGGGCCACCACGTCGCTGGGGGCGTACTCCAGCACCTGTCGGC
The genomic region above belongs to Synergistales bacterium and contains:
- a CDS encoding sugar transferase, producing the protein MKTSYPLRKRLFDLTIAGTATLLLSPVIAAVALLVLVSMGRPVLFRQQRPGRGGVPFYLLKFRTMTNERDQDGNLLPNAERLTPLGRFLRKSSLDELPQLFNVLKGEMSIVGPRPLLMVYLPHYPPRLMERHRLPPGITGLAQIEGRYLLSWEERFRKDLEYVDSWSFSLDLEILWKTLGKVIQREGMDEQTFSGERPDFAALRRAFQDREDTEGGGT
- a CDS encoding GNAT family N-acetyltransferase; its protein translation is MTKLHLLSLQEPARWNQTIRRAGRYDFYHLASYHELARQNGEGEPLLFVLSGGEAFVALPLLIRSLDGTVEGLRGEGLRDATSVYGYPGPLVSGENARPLLAPFMDELASYCDSRGILSVFSRLHPLLPRQDELLSRGEVVPLSETVSVDLSMSLDEQWRQHRKNHKRGINKLKRDGFCCLCDTRGDWLAAFVEAYYENMERVQAGESYFFPRGYFEDFLRIRDFTAKLFVCTYRDELAAAGIFTLCGDVVQYHLGATRGAFLSAAPMKLVFDTVRRWSCGKGASRFHLGGGVGNREDSLFFFKAGFSGERHDFKIWKWIVDPRRYDDLLEQRCAWKRSRGLAEPRREGFFPAYRA